A window of the Halichoerus grypus chromosome 2, mHalGry1.hap1.1, whole genome shotgun sequence genome harbors these coding sequences:
- the KRABD2 gene encoding KRAB-A domain-containing protein 2, with translation MLDSYENVVPQGSFLQFSTMPQKAGNDPPGVSTTSDLEMEIYNMREKFLKSVTKLVESKSYNSKVFSKEKYFQTIKEVKEAKEKGKKSSRDYRRAAKYDVISVQGTEKLIEATHGERDRIRYYVHKEELFDILHDTHLNIGHGGRTRMLKELQGKYGNVTKEVIVLYLTLCKQCHQKNPVPKRGLAPRPMAFKDTDSRCQVEVLDMQSNADGEFKFILYYQDHLTKFIILRPLKAKQAHEVVSVLLDIFTILGTPSVLDSSSGVEFTNQVVHELNEVWPDLKMVCGKQHPGQGLGSLEQASRDVKNMINAWMQSNRSRRWAEGLRFMQMVRNQLFDMSLQRSPYEAMFGFKAKLGLYSSDLPRETVAVLQTEEDLEIAEEQLESSLWIRQEERTEVGADRSDMDEDLDPTAPEAAEPSTSQGALFCW, from the exons ATGCTGGACAGTTACGAGAACGTGGTCCCTCAGG gCTCCTTCTTACAGTTCTCCACGATGCCCCAGAAAGCTGGAAATGACCCCCCTGGTGTTTCCACTACAAGTGATCTGGAAATGGAGATATATAACATGAGAGAAAAGTTTCTTAAAAGCGTGACAAAGTTAGTAGAAAGCAAAAGTTACAATAGCAAGGTATTTTCCAAAGAGAAGTACTTTCAAACGATAAAGGAAGTCAAAGAAGctaaggaaaaggggaagaagtCCTCGCGTGACTACCGCCGTGCAGCAAAATATGACGTGATCTCTGTGCAAGGCACAGAGAAACTGATAGAGGCGACCCATGGAGAACGGGATCGAATTCGGTATTACGTGCATAAGGAAGAGTTGTTTGATATTCTCCATGATACGCATCTCAATATTGGGCACGGCGGGCGGACACGCATGCTCAAAGAGCTACAAGGAAAATACGGGAATGTCACCAAAGAGGTCATTGTCTTGTATCTGACACTCTGTAAACAGTGCCACCAGAAGAACCCGGTACCCAAGAGAGGTCTTGCCCCCAGGCCCATGGCTTTTAAGGACACTGACTCCAGATGCCAAGTTGAAGTACTTGACATGCAGTCAAATGCCGATGGTGAGttcaagtttattttatattaccaGGACCACTTGACCAAGTTTATTATTTTACGGCCGTTAAAAGCGAAGCAGGCCCATGAGGTGGTCAGTGTCCTATTGGACATTTTCACGATTCTTGGTACACCTAGCGTGTTAGACTCTAGCAGTGGCGTGGAGTTCACAAACCAGGTTGTTCATGAGCTCAATGAAGTATGGCCGGACCTAAAGATGGTCTGTGGTAAGCAGCACCCTGGCCAGGGCCTGGGCTCCCTGGAGCAAGCCAGCCGTGACGTCAAGAACATGATAAATGCCTGGATGCAGAGTAACCGCTCACGTCGCTGGGCCGAAGGCCTGAGATTCATGCAGATGGTGAGGAATCAGCTGTTTGACATGTCCTTGCAGCGAAGTCCATACGAAGCAATGTTTGGTTTTAAGGCTAAACTCGGGCTGTATTCCTCAGACTTACCCCGGGAAACTGTGGCTGTCTTACAAACAGAGGAGGACCTGGAAATTGCCGAAGAACAGCTAGAAAGTAGCCTTTGGATCAGGCAGGAAGAAAGGACTGAGGTTGGAGCAGACAGATCTGATATGGATGAGGACCTCGATCCCACCGCTCCGGAAGCTGCAGAGCCCAGCACCTCACAGGGGGCCCTCTTCTGCTGGTGA